In a genomic window of Occallatibacter riparius:
- a CDS encoding cytidylate kinase-like family protein, with amino-acid sequence MKRPIRVITVEREYGSRGAEFAHDLAARLGWQLLDAELIAGAARTAGVPTAQAAKFDERLDPWYYRYGKVFWQDSMYSTTGPCDEQFFDCQRLYALIHKEILEAEKQGNCVIVGRGSAIALAGKPGCFHAFVYATMAAKKEWFERSFPDHAGRAEEELIAADKRRAAVVKRYYNQEWCARGHYHMLLNSCIGIDAMIEAALAATGLHAVEAVGR; translated from the coding sequence ATGAAGCGCCCCATCCGCGTCATCACAGTCGAACGAGAGTACGGCTCGCGCGGCGCCGAGTTCGCACACGATCTTGCGGCGCGCCTAGGCTGGCAACTGCTCGATGCTGAACTCATAGCGGGAGCCGCCCGTACCGCCGGCGTCCCCACAGCTCAGGCTGCCAAGTTCGACGAGCGACTCGATCCCTGGTACTACCGCTACGGCAAGGTCTTCTGGCAGGACTCGATGTACTCGACGACCGGCCCCTGCGATGAGCAGTTCTTCGATTGCCAGCGGCTGTATGCGCTCATTCACAAGGAGATTCTGGAAGCCGAGAAACAGGGCAATTGCGTGATCGTAGGCCGTGGCTCGGCGATTGCGCTGGCCGGCAAGCCGGGATGCTTCCATGCGTTTGTCTACGCCACCATGGCCGCCAAGAAGGAGTGGTTCGAGCGGAGTTTCCCGGACCACGCAGGCCGCGCCGAGGAGGAGCTTATCGCCGCTGACAAGCGGCGCGCCGCTGTGGTCAAGCGCTATTACAATCAGGAGTGGTGCGCGCGCGGGCACTACCACATGCTGCTCAACTCGTGCATTGGCATTGATGCGATGATCGAGGCCGCCCTTGCCGCGACGGGGCTGCATGCCGTTGAGGCGGTCGGCCGCTGA
- a CDS encoding glycosyltransferase family protein: MMSPTLLVLAAGMGSRYTGVKWHDPVGPAGETIVEYSIFDARRAGFGRIIFVIRKEQEALGREFVKERFGRRMTLEYVIQDHHRIPPGFGIPKERTKPWGTTHALLGAAGAIHEPFAVMNLADFYGAQGLGAVARHLCSGSSDQAMVGFTLRNTLSDFRPVPRGVCEVGSDGYLRKIVEMKDIEKDGGRIRNADAAGREIQLTGNEVVSMNLWGFTPTIFGPLREHFIRFLAKHHEDLNAECYLPNTVNSMIQEEQIRVRVLPSQEDWFGITDRGDHPRAVDRIAHMVADGHYPKRLWA; this comes from the coding sequence ATGATGAGTCCGACCTTACTTGTTCTCGCTGCCGGAATGGGCAGCCGTTACACGGGTGTGAAGTGGCACGATCCGGTGGGCCCCGCCGGCGAGACCATCGTGGAATACTCCATCTTCGACGCCCGCCGCGCTGGTTTCGGCCGCATCATTTTTGTCATCCGCAAGGAGCAGGAGGCGCTGGGCCGCGAATTTGTGAAGGAGCGCTTTGGCCGCAGGATGACGCTCGAATATGTCATCCAGGACCACCATCGAATTCCGCCGGGATTTGGGATTCCCAAAGAGCGCACCAAGCCATGGGGAACCACGCATGCCCTCCTCGGCGCGGCAGGGGCGATCCACGAGCCTTTCGCGGTGATGAACCTGGCCGACTTTTACGGTGCGCAGGGCCTTGGCGCGGTTGCCAGGCACCTTTGTTCCGGGTCAAGCGACCAGGCCATGGTGGGCTTCACGCTGCGTAACACTCTCTCAGACTTCAGGCCGGTTCCTCGCGGTGTATGCGAAGTGGGCAGCGATGGCTACCTGCGCAAGATCGTAGAGATGAAGGATATCGAAAAGGACGGCGGGCGCATTCGCAACGCCGATGCGGCCGGCCGCGAGATCCAGCTCACCGGCAACGAGGTCGTCTCCATGAATTTGTGGGGATTTACACCGACGATCTTCGGGCCCCTGCGCGAGCATTTTATTCGCTTCCTCGCCAAGCATCATGAGGACCTGAACGCCGAGTGCTACTTGCCCAACACGGTGAACAGCATGATCCAGGAAGAGCAGATTCGCGTGAGGGTACTTCCCAGCCAGGAGGACTGGTTTGGCATCACGGACAGGGGCGATCATCCGCGCGCGGTCGACCGGATCGCTCACATGGTGGCGGACGGCCATTATCCGAAGCGGCTCTGGGCCTGA
- a CDS encoding FAD-binding and (Fe-S)-binding domain-containing protein produces the protein MSSFPILSNLTPHEHERFAAHRELEARLKQSVRGEIRFDSGSRALYAVDASNYRQLPIGVVLPRDAADVEAALAACREVGAAVLPRGAGTSLAGQCANVAVVFDYSKYMNRLASIDPATKLAIVEPGIVLDSLRDAAERHQLTYAPDPATHNRCTLGGMIGNNSCGVHGLLGGKVVDNVDSLDIVLYDGTRMTVGKTSAEELDAIIRDGGRRGQIYAGLKGIRDKYANLVRERFPRIPRRVSGYNLDELLPERGFHVARALVGTEGTCVNVLSATLNLTKSPQHRVLVVLGFPDAFAAADAVPLALQHKPIGLEGFDHLLVEFMRRKGLALTELNSLPKGVGFLLVEIGADSPEEAHTRAEALARDAGSWPDSPAAHVCTPEEAKSVWHVRESALGAVVFVPGEPDRCEGWEDAAVPPELLGKYLRAITKLMDEYGYTSPFYGHYGQGCVHTRINFDFRTDAGLRKFREFIDRAADVVIEFGGSFSGEHGDGQSRAVLLPKMFGPELMQAFREFKHLWDPDNKMNPGKLVDAVRVYDPVENLRYTPTSPANHPREETQLETHFVFAKDHGSLELATERCVGVGACRKASGGVMCPSYQGTGEEMHSTRGRAHLLWEMLAGSLRKEGFQSEAVNEALSLCLSCKACKSECPVQVDMAQYKAEFLAQRYKGRMHPLQHYIFGFADKMARFGSVMPGLTNAILNGPMTSPLIKWMAGVAKERRLPELARRPFVKTRKTGLEKIRDSQAATSQVLLWPDTWNNYYHPGSLNAAESLLTEAGFRVEVPRGHICCGRPLYDFGLLDHARSYLKNVLDRMEPQIQAGLPFIFLEPSCASVFKDELPELFPSDRRATLLRDSVWLLADFLAAKVPGFAAGPAKERLAGKQILIHGHCHHKAVFGGPKAEVELLRQAGANVWMIEAGCCGMAGPFGFEVDKFEVSKTIANQQLLPAVEKASDETIVVADGFSCREQIEQLGHRQARHFAEVLADSPRK, from the coding sequence GTGAGCTCATTTCCGATTTTGAGCAACCTCACTCCTCATGAACATGAGCGCTTCGCCGCCCATCGCGAGCTGGAAGCGCGCCTAAAGCAATCCGTTCGTGGCGAGATCCGCTTCGACTCGGGATCGCGCGCGCTCTACGCGGTCGACGCGTCGAACTACCGCCAGTTGCCTATTGGCGTCGTGCTGCCGCGCGATGCGGCGGATGTGGAAGCCGCGCTGGCTGCCTGCCGCGAAGTGGGCGCCGCGGTTCTGCCCCGCGGGGCCGGAACCAGCCTGGCCGGGCAGTGCGCGAATGTCGCGGTGGTCTTCGATTACTCGAAGTACATGAACCGCCTCGCGTCGATTGATCCGGCGACGAAGCTGGCCATTGTCGAACCAGGCATTGTGCTGGATTCACTGCGCGATGCGGCGGAGCGGCACCAACTCACCTATGCGCCTGACCCTGCGACGCACAACCGCTGCACGCTTGGCGGGATGATCGGCAACAACTCCTGCGGCGTGCATGGCCTGCTGGGCGGCAAGGTCGTCGACAATGTAGATTCGCTCGACATCGTGCTCTACGACGGCACGCGCATGACGGTCGGCAAGACAAGCGCAGAGGAACTCGACGCGATCATTCGCGATGGCGGACGCAGGGGGCAGATTTACGCAGGCCTCAAGGGCATCCGCGACAAATACGCCAACCTGGTCCGAGAAAGGTTCCCGCGAATTCCGCGGCGCGTCTCGGGGTACAACCTCGATGAGCTTCTGCCCGAGCGTGGTTTCCACGTTGCACGCGCGCTAGTAGGGACCGAGGGCACTTGCGTCAACGTGCTCTCCGCCACGCTGAACCTGACGAAGAGCCCACAGCATCGTGTACTGGTCGTGCTGGGCTTTCCTGACGCATTCGCGGCGGCCGACGCAGTTCCGCTCGCGCTGCAGCACAAGCCGATCGGCCTGGAAGGCTTCGACCATCTCCTGGTCGAGTTCATGCGCCGCAAGGGCTTGGCGCTGACCGAATTGAACAGCCTGCCGAAAGGCGTGGGCTTTCTGCTCGTCGAAATCGGAGCGGACAGTCCGGAAGAAGCTCACACCCGCGCCGAAGCACTTGCTCGGGATGCGGGCTCGTGGCCCGATTCGCCGGCGGCTCACGTCTGCACGCCGGAAGAGGCGAAGAGCGTCTGGCATGTGCGCGAGTCCGCGCTCGGCGCAGTGGTCTTCGTACCGGGCGAGCCGGATCGCTGCGAGGGCTGGGAAGACGCCGCGGTTCCGCCGGAGCTGCTGGGCAAATATCTGCGCGCTATCACAAAGCTAATGGACGAGTACGGCTACACGAGCCCGTTCTACGGCCACTACGGCCAAGGCTGCGTGCACACGCGCATCAACTTCGATTTCCGCACGGATGCCGGCCTGCGCAAATTCCGCGAGTTTATCGATCGTGCGGCAGACGTAGTCATCGAGTTCGGCGGCTCGTTCAGTGGCGAACACGGCGACGGACAATCGCGCGCTGTGTTGCTGCCGAAGATGTTCGGGCCGGAGCTGATGCAGGCATTCCGCGAGTTCAAGCACCTCTGGGATCCAGATAACAAGATGAATCCCGGCAAGCTGGTGGATGCGGTGCGCGTCTATGACCCGGTGGAGAACCTGCGCTACACGCCCACGAGCCCCGCGAATCATCCGCGCGAAGAGACGCAGCTCGAAACGCACTTCGTGTTCGCCAAGGATCACGGCTCGCTGGAACTCGCCACGGAGCGTTGCGTGGGCGTAGGCGCATGCCGCAAGGCGTCGGGCGGCGTGATGTGCCCCAGCTACCAGGGTACGGGCGAAGAGATGCACTCCACGCGCGGCCGCGCGCATCTTCTGTGGGAGATGCTTGCCGGTAGCCTGCGCAAAGAGGGCTTCCAGAGCGAGGCCGTGAACGAGGCGCTCAGCCTCTGCCTGAGTTGCAAGGCGTGCAAGAGCGAGTGCCCCGTTCAGGTGGACATGGCGCAGTACAAGGCCGAATTCCTGGCGCAGCGCTACAAAGGGCGAATGCATCCGCTGCAGCATTACATCTTCGGATTCGCGGACAAGATGGCTCGGTTCGGGTCGGTGATGCCGGGGCTTACGAACGCGATTCTCAATGGACCGATGACAAGCCCGCTGATCAAGTGGATGGCGGGAGTGGCGAAGGAACGCAGGTTGCCGGAGCTTGCTAGAAGGCCTTTCGTGAAAACACGAAAGACCGGTCTGGAAAAGATACGCGATTCGCAGGCAGCCACATCGCAGGTGCTCTTGTGGCCCGACACATGGAACAACTACTACCATCCGGGTTCGCTGAACGCTGCTGAATCCCTGCTCACTGAAGCTGGCTTCCGAGTTGAAGTGCCGCGAGGCCATATCTGCTGCGGACGGCCGCTCTACGACTTCGGGCTGCTGGATCACGCGCGCTCGTACTTGAAGAACGTGCTCGATCGCATGGAGCCTCAGATCCAGGCCGGCCTGCCGTTCATCTTCCTTGAGCCGAGTTGCGCCAGCGTTTTCAAAGATGAGCTCCCTGAGCTGTTTCCCAGCGACCGCCGTGCCACGCTGCTGCGCGATTCCGTCTGGCTGCTCGCAGACTTCCTCGCTGCCAAAGTGCCCGGCTTCGCGGCCGGACCCGCCAAGGAGCGCCTCGCAGGCAAGCAGATCCTGATTCATGGTCACTGTCATCACAAGGCTGTATTCGGCGGACCGAAAGCGGAGGTCGAGCTGTTGCGGCAGGCGGGAGCCAATGTATGGATGATCGAGGCGGGCTGCTGCGGCATGGCCGGCCCATTCGGCTTTGAGGTCGACAAGTTCGAAGTGTCGAAGACGATTGCCAACCAGCAGTTGTTGCCCGCGGTGGAGAAGGCCAGCGACGAAACGATCGTGGTCGCTGACGGCTTCAGTTGCCGCGAGCAGATCGAGCAGCTTGGGCACAGGCAGGCAAGGCACTTCGCCGAGGTGCTCGCTGACAGTCCGCGGAAGTAA
- the alr gene encoding alanine racemase yields MDSGLDSTLKTRPCRVEIRTLALEDNYRFLRGLAGPDAECLAIVKADAYGHGLALCAPAAVRAGAHWLGVTSVEEGVAARAACLTAHLDARILIIGGVFPGQCSTVLEHSLTPVAWDGWHFDELETAARASGAAPQSVGIHLEIDTGMSRQGVALRNLPSLLARFGPESPLRVEAVMTHLYASDEAHGETTPAQLARLEEALAAIESQLPAGVPKPEFLSVGASAALLGGDGRTLRDLAGRHNLVPMLRLGLALYGLAPAFDPDFPAGHAPATLTSARASLQPVLEWKTRVVSVREIPADTEIGYNGTFVATEPMRLALIALGYADGIDRRLGNRFSLLVRGQRAPLVGRISMDQAVLDVTEIDGVGPGHDVVILGAQGGEVITAFDHAAASGTIPWEIFTRIASRVRRVEV; encoded by the coding sequence TTGGACTCAGGTTTGGATTCAACGCTGAAAACACGCCCATGCAGGGTCGAGATTCGCACCCTCGCTCTCGAGGACAATTACCGGTTTCTGCGTGGCCTGGCCGGCCCCGATGCCGAGTGTCTTGCCATTGTGAAGGCTGACGCCTACGGTCACGGCCTGGCGCTGTGTGCGCCCGCAGCAGTACGAGCTGGCGCGCACTGGCTCGGTGTCACCAGCGTTGAGGAAGGCGTAGCCGCGCGCGCGGCTTGCCTGACAGCTCATCTCGACGCGCGCATTCTTATCATCGGTGGAGTCTTTCCGGGGCAGTGCTCCACAGTGCTGGAGCATTCGCTGACCCCGGTAGCCTGGGATGGCTGGCATTTCGATGAGCTGGAAACGGCAGCACGGGCCTCGGGAGCGGCGCCGCAATCGGTCGGAATACATCTCGAGATCGACACAGGCATGAGCCGGCAGGGGGTTGCGCTGCGAAATCTGCCCAGTCTGCTGGCCCGGTTTGGACCGGAGTCGCCCCTGCGGGTTGAGGCCGTAATGACGCATCTCTACGCCTCAGACGAGGCGCACGGCGAAACGACACCCGCGCAACTAGCGCGGCTCGAAGAAGCGCTTGCAGCGATCGAGTCACAACTGCCCGCCGGAGTTCCCAAGCCGGAATTTCTGAGCGTTGGAGCGTCGGCAGCTTTGCTGGGCGGAGATGGCCGCACACTCCGCGATCTTGCCGGGCGGCACAATCTAGTTCCGATGCTGCGACTCGGCCTCGCGCTCTACGGGCTGGCTCCGGCATTCGATCCGGACTTTCCGGCCGGCCATGCACCGGCAACACTCACCTCGGCTCGCGCCAGTCTGCAGCCGGTGCTGGAGTGGAAGACGCGCGTCGTCAGCGTACGGGAGATTCCTGCCGACACTGAAATCGGCTACAACGGCACCTTTGTGGCGACGGAGCCGATGCGACTGGCTTTGATCGCTCTGGGCTATGCGGATGGAATCGACCGGCGCCTTGGAAATCGCTTCAGCCTGCTGGTGCGCGGCCAGCGCGCGCCACTGGTGGGGCGCATCAGCATGGACCAGGCAGTGCTTGACGTGACGGAGATTGACGGTGTGGGGCCGGGACATGATGTGGTGATTCTTGGCGCACAAGGCGGCGAGGTCATTACCGCGTTCGATCATGCTGCGGCATCCGGCACCATCCCGTGGGAGATCTTCACGCGGATCGCCTCGCGCGTACGGCGCGTAGAAGTCTGA
- a CDS encoding PadR family transcriptional regulator, translated as MPTSVELLQGTLDMLILKAIANDPQHGWAIAQRIQQVSNNVLQVGQGSLYPALHRLEYKGWIKAQWGASGNNRKARFYSLTAAGRKQLAAELDNWQRLAGAVNLVLQEI; from the coding sequence ATGCCGACTTCCGTAGAACTCTTACAGGGGACGCTCGACATGCTGATCCTGAAGGCCATTGCCAACGACCCGCAACATGGCTGGGCCATTGCGCAGCGCATTCAGCAGGTGTCGAACAATGTGCTGCAGGTGGGGCAGGGGTCACTTTATCCCGCGTTGCACCGCCTTGAATACAAGGGCTGGATCAAGGCGCAGTGGGGGGCCAGCGGCAACAACCGCAAGGCGCGTTTCTACTCCCTCACTGCGGCCGGTCGAAAACAGCTTGCTGCTGAACTCGACAACTGGCAGCGCCTGGCCGGCGCGGTCAATCTCGTTCTGCAGGAAATCTGA
- a CDS encoding antibiotic biosynthesis monooxygenase family protein: MFIVIWQFEIAEEKVAAFEAAYGPEGDWARLFRSSPEYRGTELLRDAYVPGSYLTIDRWNSEEAFRAFRKEHDADYETLDRACDSLTQKETRIGAYRA; the protein is encoded by the coding sequence ATGTTTATCGTTATCTGGCAGTTTGAGATTGCCGAAGAGAAAGTTGCAGCATTCGAAGCGGCTTACGGTCCTGAAGGGGACTGGGCGCGGCTGTTTCGGTCATCACCCGAGTACCGCGGCACTGAGTTGCTGCGTGATGCCTACGTTCCCGGCTCGTACCTCACCATCGACCGCTGGAACAGCGAAGAAGCCTTCCGCGCATTCCGCAAGGAGCACGATGCGGATTACGAGACGCTGGACCGCGCCTGCGATTCGCTGACGCAGAAAGAAACCCGCATCGGCGCTTACAGAGCCTGA
- a CDS encoding ABC transporter permease, with translation MFSEMIAHLGFFFRGKRRAEVDEELQFHIERQIEENIAAGMSPDEARRQAGVAFGGRERAREQCREQRPSWTLELLLRDLRFSFRGLLRNLGLTSVAVLTLALAIGANTTIFSMLSQALLRALPVADPQQLVVLSFAGSIQGHVHSEGGNSPGHRHEFSYPMYRDLRDRNDVFSGLIASGMAEAGVTWNNHAEALYAEMVTGNYFNVLGVRPAAGRVFGSGDETAEGANPVAVLNFDYWRTHLGEAPVEGRTLLINGTQFTIVGVASPGFRSVVWGRTPALYVPITMQRTLLPAWKFVSDRNSYWIDLVGRLKPGVTAKQAESAVNPLFHALREQEFSALQDQTANSRKEYLDGTHLNLEDGARGFSPLRDEVTMPLMIMMGMVLLVIAMAIVNVASLLLVRAANRVREFSVRYALGATGSQIIRQLLCEGLLLGIAGAGLGLAIAPQTLRLLIRWMQGSTGDTSAFMASLDWRVFAFTALAMLAGSMIFSLAPAVQFRNPRLADSLRQQANTGLGGSLRFRRTCVALQIGFSLLLMVGAGMFVRTIQNLRSVDPGFATDHLLKFSIAPQFAGYPGSAIVPVELRILDALSSLPGIRGVAATNDNELSDEQVSGDVYVTGYSSQRDEDEFDVELPWVSTGYLQTMGIRLVAGRYFSASDTVTSQRVAVVNESFAKHYFANPQAALGRHLGRPNRATTTDAVIVGVVADVKHTSVKAQPLPTCYTLFHQATRPGGLSFYVRTWQTPESAANTIRAAVANIDSKLIVNDVGTLTQQIDENLLTERSIALLALVFGGLAALLAGIGLYGILAYSTAQRTREIGIRMALGARRGSVVALILRETLILAGCAVGATIPLALLAARAVRSQLFGVSFADPAVYLTGILTICMVAALAGFLPARRAASVDPARALRTD, from the coding sequence ATGTTCAGCGAGATGATTGCGCATCTGGGGTTCTTCTTTCGGGGCAAGCGCCGCGCTGAAGTGGATGAAGAACTACAGTTTCACATCGAGCGTCAAATTGAAGAGAATATCGCCGCCGGAATGAGTCCCGATGAAGCTCGCCGACAGGCAGGCGTCGCGTTCGGTGGCCGTGAACGCGCGCGGGAGCAATGCCGCGAACAGCGTCCCTCCTGGACGCTTGAGCTGTTGCTGCGCGATCTGCGCTTCTCGTTTCGCGGCTTGCTGCGCAATCTCGGCCTCACCAGCGTAGCGGTGCTTACGCTGGCGTTGGCTATCGGAGCCAACACCACAATCTTCAGCATGCTGAGCCAGGCGTTGCTGCGCGCGCTTCCCGTCGCCGACCCACAGCAGCTTGTGGTGCTTAGCTTCGCCGGCTCCATTCAGGGCCACGTCCACTCAGAGGGCGGAAATTCGCCTGGGCATCGCCACGAGTTCTCCTATCCCATGTATCGCGACCTGCGCGACCGCAACGACGTGTTCAGCGGGCTCATTGCTTCAGGCATGGCTGAGGCCGGAGTCACATGGAACAACCATGCTGAAGCGCTCTATGCCGAGATGGTCACCGGCAACTACTTCAATGTCCTGGGCGTGCGGCCCGCGGCGGGCCGCGTCTTTGGCTCGGGGGATGAAACCGCCGAGGGCGCGAATCCTGTAGCAGTCCTGAACTTCGACTACTGGCGCACCCACCTGGGCGAAGCGCCGGTGGAAGGCCGCACACTCCTCATCAATGGCACGCAGTTCACTATCGTCGGCGTCGCATCGCCAGGATTCCGCAGCGTAGTGTGGGGCCGCACGCCCGCTCTCTACGTGCCCATTACCATGCAGCGCACGCTGCTCCCGGCGTGGAAATTCGTCAGCGATCGCAATTCCTACTGGATCGACCTCGTCGGGCGCCTCAAGCCCGGCGTCACCGCCAAGCAGGCCGAGTCGGCGGTGAATCCGCTCTTTCACGCGCTGCGTGAGCAGGAGTTCTCAGCCCTTCAAGATCAAACGGCGAATTCGCGCAAGGAATACCTCGACGGCACGCATCTGAACCTCGAGGATGGTGCGCGTGGTTTCTCTCCGTTGCGTGACGAAGTCACCATGCCGCTCATGATCATGATGGGGATGGTGCTTCTGGTTATCGCCATGGCCATTGTGAATGTGGCTAGCCTTCTGCTGGTGCGCGCCGCCAACCGCGTGCGCGAATTCAGCGTCCGTTATGCGCTCGGCGCGACAGGCTCGCAGATCATTCGCCAGCTTTTGTGCGAGGGACTACTGCTGGGTATCGCGGGAGCCGGGCTTGGCCTTGCCATCGCGCCTCAAACGCTGCGCCTGCTCATACGCTGGATGCAGGGCAGCACAGGCGACACATCGGCCTTCATGGCTTCGCTCGATTGGCGTGTCTTCGCCTTCACCGCTCTGGCGATGCTGGCCGGAAGCATGATCTTCAGTCTCGCTCCTGCTGTGCAGTTCAGGAACCCGCGTTTGGCCGACTCGCTCAGGCAGCAGGCCAATACTGGCTTAGGCGGTTCGCTTCGCTTCCGCCGTACCTGCGTTGCGCTGCAGATAGGCTTCAGCCTGCTCCTCATGGTGGGTGCCGGAATGTTCGTGCGCACCATCCAGAATTTGCGCAGTGTCGATCCGGGGTTTGCCACCGATCATCTGCTGAAATTCAGCATCGCGCCGCAGTTCGCCGGCTATCCGGGTTCTGCCATTGTTCCCGTAGAATTGCGCATACTCGACGCGCTCTCGAGCCTGCCGGGCATTCGCGGCGTTGCAGCCACTAATGACAACGAGCTCTCCGACGAGCAGGTTTCCGGCGACGTCTATGTCACGGGCTACTCCAGTCAGCGGGATGAGGATGAATTCGATGTCGAGCTGCCGTGGGTGAGCACCGGGTACCTGCAGACCATGGGAATCCGCCTGGTCGCGGGCCGCTATTTCAGCGCCAGCGATACGGTAACTTCACAGAGGGTCGCCGTCGTTAACGAGAGCTTTGCGAAGCACTACTTCGCCAATCCGCAGGCTGCACTGGGCAGGCACCTCGGCCGGCCTAACCGGGCGACTACAACGGACGCAGTGATCGTCGGAGTCGTCGCCGACGTGAAGCACACTTCTGTGAAAGCACAGCCGCTGCCCACCTGCTACACGCTCTTCCATCAGGCAACCCGGCCCGGAGGCCTCTCCTTCTATGTGCGCACCTGGCAGACGCCCGAGTCGGCGGCAAACACCATCCGCGCCGCGGTTGCGAACATTGATAGCAAGCTCATCGTCAACGACGTCGGAACCTTGACGCAGCAGATTGACGAGAACCTCCTCACGGAGCGCAGCATCGCGTTGCTTGCGCTTGTGTTCGGTGGACTGGCCGCCCTGCTCGCCGGCATCGGGCTTTATGGAATCCTGGCCTACTCCACGGCGCAGCGCACGCGCGAGATCGGCATCCGCATGGCTCTGGGCGCGCGCCGCGGCTCCGTGGTTGCCCTCATTTTGCGCGAAACACTGATCCTTGCTGGATGCGCCGTGGGGGCCACCATTCCGCTGGCGCTCCTGGCCGCACGGGCGGTGCGCAGCCAGCTCTTCGGTGTGTCGTTCGCAGACCCCGCGGTCTACCTCACCGGCATTCTCACCATCTGCATGGTGGCCGCGTTGGCCGGATTCCTGCCGGCGCGGCGCGCGGCCAGCGTCGACCCGGCACGAGCGCTGCGGACGGACTAG
- a CDS encoding YkgJ family cysteine cluster protein, which yields MALPARDSELIQIMDAAWADAARRAGSHLACRPGCTQCCHGAFAINALDAARLRAGMDELRAKDPAKAAMVTQRALAWIEQWRAAFPGDSETGTLGSSEADEEGFEEFANDAACPALDPATGRCDVYAWRPMTCRVFGPPVRQESGALACCELCFTSASDEETAACEMPVPHDLEMQIVNELGDDAETVVAYALVKPASASGR from the coding sequence ATGGCTCTACCCGCGCGCGATTCCGAACTGATTCAGATCATGGATGCGGCGTGGGCCGATGCCGCGCGGCGGGCTGGTTCGCATCTCGCATGCCGGCCGGGATGCACACAGTGCTGCCATGGGGCATTCGCGATCAACGCGCTGGATGCGGCGCGGCTGCGAGCCGGCATGGATGAGTTGCGCGCGAAAGATCCTGCGAAAGCAGCGATGGTAACGCAGCGGGCGCTTGCCTGGATCGAGCAGTGGAGGGCAGCGTTTCCGGGCGACTCAGAGACTGGCACGCTTGGCAGCTCCGAGGCCGACGAGGAAGGTTTCGAGGAGTTTGCAAACGACGCCGCGTGTCCGGCGCTCGATCCGGCGACAGGACGATGCGATGTGTATGCATGGCGGCCGATGACCTGCCGGGTCTTCGGACCGCCAGTCCGGCAGGAGAGTGGCGCATTGGCCTGCTGCGAGCTGTGCTTCACCTCAGCGAGTGACGAAGAAACCGCTGCCTGCGAGATGCCCGTCCCGCACGATCTGGAAATGCAGATCGTGAACGAACTGGGCGATGATGCCGAGACCGTTGTGGCATACGCGCTGGTGAAACCCGCCTCAGCCTCAGGGCGATAA